The following are from one region of the Centroberyx gerrardi isolate f3 chromosome 16, fCenGer3.hap1.cur.20231027, whole genome shotgun sequence genome:
- the LOC139916037 gene encoding protocadherin gamma-A11-like has product MGRKGFTLLMCCFVFLLPWHSVYGDVSYSFPEEMKRGSVIGNIAKDLGLETGNLSTRKARIDTEGNRKRYCDINLSNGDLIVADRIDREGFCGQKASCILQHELVLENPLELHRISLHVQDINDNSPQFNEESINIEINELAVRGARFLIEEARDADVGQNSVQGYNLEKNDNFLLAVNDNSIELVLEKELDREKQQEINLLLTATDSGTPQRSGTVLIHITVLDANDNAPVFSQAVYEASLPENSPLDTVVLTVTATDADEGVHGDVIYDFGHVSEDVRKVFSIDRKTGKIRVNGTIDFETVTTYELRIKAKDGLGLSSYTKVTVEITDVNDNTPVIYLKSLTNHLPENVSPGTEVGIINVQDADSENNRQVRCSIQQHVPFKLVPSIKNYYSLVTTGQLDRELVSDYNIAITATDEGSPPLSSSKIVQLSVADVNDNPPVFEEQSYSAYVTENNKPGSTLCSVTARDPDWRQNGTVIYSLLPDEVNGAPVSSYLSVNGDTGVIHAVRSFDYEQFRSFKVHVMARDNGSPPLSSNVTVSVFITDVNDNSPQILYPAPEGNSFMTELVPKAAHGGSLVSKVIAVDADSGQNAWLSYHIVKSTDPGLFTIGLNSGEIRTQRDISESDSMKQNLIVAVKDNGQPSLSVTCAMFLLISDNLAEVPELKDMSYDESNSKLTSYLIIALVSVSTFFLTFIIVILGVRFCRRRKPRLLFDGAVAIPSAYLPPNYAEVDGTGTLRSTYNYDAYLTTGSRTSDFKFVTSYNDNTLPADQTLRKSPADFTGTFGDSAVSTEVRSKWT; this is encoded by the coding sequence ATGGGTCGCAAAGGATTCACCTTACTCATGTGCTGCTTCGTTTTCTTGCTTCCGTGGCATTCCGTATATGGAGATGTGAGCTATTCTTTTCCAGAGGAGATGAAACGCGGATCTGTTATTGGGAATATAGCGAAGGATCTCGGGCTGGAGACGGGCAATCTATCCACTAGAAAGGCCCGTATTGACACCGAAGGGAATCGCAAAAGGTATTGCGACATCAACCTAAGTAACGGAGATTTAATTGTAGCCGACAGGATTGACCGAGAGGGGTTTTGTGGGCAAAAGGCGTCATGCATCCTACAACATGAACTTGTGCTGGAGAATCCTCTAGAGCTGCATCGTATTAGTCTACACGTTCAAGATATTAACGACAACTCCCCACAATTTAACGAAGAATCCATCAATATTGAAATTAACGAGTTAGCAGTCAGAGGAGCTCGTTTCTTGATAGAGGAGGCACGTGACGCCGATGTAGGACAAAATTCAGTTCAGGGATACAATCTGGAAAAGAATGATAATTTTCTTCTGGCTGTTAATGACAATAGTATTGAGCTTGTTCTTGAAAAAGAGCTTGACCGCGAGAAACAACAGGAGATTAATTTGCTTCTCACAGCTACTGATAGTGGCACACCACAAAGATCAGGTACTGTACTAATACACATCACTGTACTGGATGCTAATGATAATGCTCCAGTGTTTAGCCAGGCCGTCTATGAAGCCAGTCTGCCTGAAAACTCTCCTCTAGATACAGTAGTGTTAACAGTGACTGCTACTGATGCAGATGAAGGAGTACATGGAGATGTAATTTATGATTTTGGACATGTTTCAGAGGATGTGAGGAAAGTTTTTAGTATTGACcgtaaaacaggaaaaataagaGTCAACGGTACCATTGACTTTGAAACTGTTACAACATACGAATTGCGCATTAAAGCAAAGGATGGTTTAGGGTTATCGTCATACACAAAGGTAACCGTTGAGATCACTgatgtaaatgacaacactCCTGTAATCTATTTGAAATCTCTGACTAATCATTTACCAGAGAACGTGTCACCTGGCACAGAGGTGGGCATCATTAACGTGCAGGATGCAGACTCTGAAAATAACCGGCAGGTCCGCTGCTCCATTCAGCAACACGTCCCTTTTAAGTTGGTTCCCTCCATCAAAAACTACTATTCTCTGGTGACCACGGGACAACTGGACCGTGAACTAGTGTCTGATTACAATATTGCTATCACTGCCACCGACGAgggctctcctcctctgtcctcctctaaAATTGTTCAGCTGTCAGTAGCCGACGTCAACGATAACCCACCTGTGTTTGAGGAACAGTCCTACAGCGCCTAcgtaactgaaaataacaaacCTGGCTCCACTTTATGTTCCGTTACTGCTCGAGACCCAGACTGGAGACAAAACGGTACAGTGATTTATTCTCTTTTACCTGATGAAGTGAACGGTGCCCCGGTGTCCTCCTATCTGTCCGTTAACGGAGACACGGGGGTGATCCACGCTGTGAGGTCGTTTGATTATGAACAGTTCAGGAGCTTTAAAGTCCACGTGATGGCCAGAGACAACGGTTCTCCTCCGCTCAGCAGCAACGTGACCGTCAGTGTCTTCATAACAGATGTGAATGACAACTCTCCTCAGATACTTTACCCCGCCCCGGAGGGAAACTCCTTCATGACCGAGCTTGTCCCCAAAGCTGCGCACGGAGGCTCTCTGGTGTCCAAGGTGATAGCAGTGGACGCGGACTCCGGACAGAACGCCTGGCTGTCCTATCATATAGTCAAATCCACTGATCCTGGACTTTTCACTATCGGTCTCAACAGCGGAGAGATCAGGACACAGCGGGACATTTCTGAATCTGACAGCATGAAACAGAACCTTATTGTGGCAGTGAAAGATAACGGACAACCCTCTCTGTCGGTCACCTGTGCCATGTTTTTACTTATTTCTGATAACTTGGCTGAAGTGCCAGAACTGAAAGATATGTCTTATGATGAGAGCAATTCCAAGCTGACCTCATATCTGATCATCGCTCTGGTGTCCGTCTCCACCTTTTTCCTGACCTTCATTATTGTCATCCTGGGTGTGAGGTTTTGTCGCAGGAGAAAGCCCAGACTGTTGTTTGACGGAGCGGTCGCCATCCCCAGCGCTTATCTTCCTCCCAATTATGCAGAGGTTGACGGCACAGGAACTTTACGCAGCACTTACAATTATGACGCCTACCTGACAACGGGTTCTAGAACCAGTGACTTCAAGTTCGTGACATCTTACAATGACAACACACTGCCTGCTGACCAGACTCTAAGAAAAAGTCCAGCAGACTTTACTGGGACATTTGGAGACTCCGCGGTTTCCACAGAGGTACGTTCAAAGTGGACATGA
- the LOC139916038 gene encoding protocadherin beta-16-like produces the protein MRHNRFALHCHGVAFIFLILHSAYGDVSYSIPEEMKRGSVIGNIAKDLGLELGRLSARKARIDIEGNNVQYCGLNLNTGDLTVHERIDREGLCAKKAPCVLKQELVLENPLELHRISISVQDINDNSPQFKEDLLKIEIQESADKGARFLLDEAHDGDIAENAVQGYTLQQNDHFALNVNTKGGGRKYGELVLDKELDREEKQEIMLLLTAFDGGSPQRSGTVVIRVTVLDANDNVPVFSQAVYKASLPENSPLDTVVLTVSAIDADEGVNGEVTYGFDHVSDNSNVFSLHPKTGEVRVAGSIDFEKKSSYEMQISAKDGLGLASYATLIIEITDINDNAPVINLKSVTNSIPENVSPGTEVGIINVQDRDSENNRQVRCSIQQNVPFKLVPSIKNYFSLVTTGQLDRELVSDYNITITATDEGSPPLSSSKTVQLSVADVNDNPPMFEEHAYSAHVSENNKPGSTLCSVTAGDPDWRQNGTVVYSILPGDVKGAPVSSYLSVNGDTGVIHAVRSFDYEQFRTFNVHVMARDNGSPPLSSNVTVSVFITDVNDNSPQILYPDPEGNSFMTELVPKAAHGGSLVSKVIAVDADSGQNAWLSYHIVKSTDPGLFTIGLHSGEIRTYRDISESDSMKQNLIVSVKDNGQPSLSATCAMSLLISDNLAEVPELKDMSYDESNSKLTSYLIIALVSVSTFFLTFIIVILGVRFCRRRKPRLLFDGAVAIPSAYLPPNYAEVDGTGTLRSTYNYDAYLTTGSRTSDFKFVRSYNDSTLPADQTLRKSPSDFAEAFGDSDGSPEWKQWRSLAGV, from the exons ATGAGACACAATAGATTTGCGCTACACTGCCATGGcgttgcttttatttttcttattttgcacTCTGCCTATGGAGACGTGAGCTACTCTATTCCGGAGGAGATGAAACGTGGATCTGTGATTGGAAATATAGCCAAGGATCTAGGACTTGAACTGGGCAGACTGTCCGCTCGCAAAGCCCGTATTGATATTGAAGGTAACAACGTTCAGTACTGTGGTCTTAATCTAAATACCGGAGACTTGACTGTACATGAAAGGATTGACAGAGAAGGACTTTGTGCGAAAAAGGCACCGTGTGTTTTAAAACAGGAACTCGTTCTGGAAAATCCATTAGAACTGCACCGCATTAGTATCAGTGTTCAAGATATTAATGACAACTCGCCGCAGTTTAAAGAGGATTTACTAAAAATTGAAATTCAAGAATCAGCGGACAAGGGTGCACGTTTTCTTCTGGACGAGGCGCACGATGGAGACATTGCAGAAAATGCTGTTCAGGGCTATACACTTCAACAGAATGACCATTTCGCATTAAATGTAAACACTAAAGGTGGTGGACGAAAATATGGTGAATTAGTGTTAGACAAAGAATTAGAcagggaagaaaaacaagagattaTGCTATTGCTTACCGCATTCGATGGTGGTTCTCCTCAGAGGTCAGGCACTGTAGTCATACGCGTCACTGTACTGGATGCTAATGATAACGTACCGGTGTTTAGCCAGGCCGTCTATAAAGCCAGTTTGCCTGAAAACTCTCCTCTAGATACTGTAGTGCTTACAGTCAGTGCTATTGATGCAGACGAGGGTGTGAATGGCGAAGTTACCTATGGGTTTGATCATGTTTCTGATAATAGCAATGTCTTTTCTCTACACCCTAAAACAGGAGAGGTTAGAGTGGCTGGATCtattgattttgaaaaaaagtcGTCATATGAAATGCAGATTAGCGCTAAAGATGGTCTTGGATTGGCGTCATACGCAACATTAATAATTGAGATTACGGATATAAATGACAACGCCCCAGTTATAAATCTGAAATCGGTGACTAATTCCATACCAGAGAACGTGTCACCTGGTACAGAGGTGGGCATCATTAACGTGCAGGATAGAGACTCTGAGAACAACCGACAGGTCCGCTGCTCCATTCAACAAAACGTCCCTTTTAAATTGGTTCCTTCCATCAAAAACTACTTTTCTCTGGTGACCACGGGCCAACTGGATCGTGAGCTAGTGTCTGATTACAACATTACAATCACTGCCACGGACGAGGGCTCTccgcctctgtcctcctctaaAACTGTTCAGCTGTCAGTAGCCGACGTCAACGACAACCCTCCTATGTTTGAGGAACACGCCTACAGCGCCCATGTGTCTGAAAATAACAAACCTGGCTCCACTTTATGTTCCGTTACTGCTGGAGACCCAGACTGGAGACAAAACGGAACAGTGGTTTACTCTATTTTACCTGGTGATGTGAAAGGCGCGCCAGTATCCTCCTATCTATCCGTTAACGGAGACACGGGAGTGATCCACGCTGTGAGGTCGTTTGATTATGAACAGTTCAGGACCTTTAACGTCCACGTGATGGCCAGAGACAACGGTTCTCCTCCGTTAAGCAGCAACGTGACAGTCAGTGTCTTCATAACGGATGTGAATGACAACTCTCCTCAGATACTGTACCCCGACCCGGAGGGCAACTCCTTCATGACCGAGCTTGTCCCCAAAGCTGCGCACGGAGGCTCTCTGGTGTCCAAGGTTATAGCGGTGGACGCGGACTCCGGACAGAACGCCTGGCTGTCCTATCATATAGTCAAATCCACTGATCCGGGACTTTTCACTATTGGTCTCCACAGCGGAGAGATCAGGACATATCGGGACATTTCTGAATCTGACAGCATGAAACAGAACCTTATTGTGTCAGTGAAAGATAACGgacagccctctctctctgccacctgTGCCATGTCTTTACTCATTTCTGATAACTTGGCTGAAGTGCCAGAACTGAAAGATATGTCTTATGATGAGAGCAATTCCAAGCTGACCTCTTATCTGATCATCGCGCTGGTGTCTGTCTCCACCTTTTTCCTGACCTTCATTATTGTCATCCTGGGTGTGAGGTTTTGTCGCAGGAGAAAGCCCAGACTGTTGTTTGACGGAGCGGTCGCCATCCCCAGCGCTTATCTCCCTCCCAATTACGCAGAGGTTGACGGCACAGGAACTTTACGCAGCACTTACAATTATGACGCCTACTTGACAACGGGTTCTAGAACCAGTGACTTCAAGTTCGTGAGATCTTACAACGACAGCACGCTGCCTGCTGACCAGACCCTGAGGAAAAGTCCATCTGACTTTGCTGAGGCATTTGGAGATTCTGATGGTTCCCCGGAG TGGAAGCAGTGGAGGAGTTTAGCGGGGGTTTGA
- the LOC139916039 gene encoding protocadherin gamma-A11-like, with product MGNKGFSPLGLFCGCVFFIQTLHLVYGDVTYSIQEEMKRGSVIGNIAKDLGLELGRLSSRNARIDIEGNRKRFCDINTRNGDLVVAERIDREELCGEKVSCIIRFELVLEGPLEMHHVSLHIQDINDNAPIFSKDLVRIEISESAVKGARFPINEANDPDINDNDVQGYKLERNDHFDLKVNTNADGGKYSELILYKELDREEKREMSLLLTALDGGSPQRSGTVVIQITVLDANDNSPVFSQAVYKATLSENSDVDTVVVRVSATDVDEGLNGEVSYEFSRISDLAAKLFAVNQKTGVIQISGPIDFEEGTTYEMRIEAKDGYGLTSNAKVIIDITDVNDNAPVIYVKSLTNPIPENVSPGTEVGIINVQDRDSENNRQVRCSIQQIVPFKLVPSIKNYYSLVTMGQLDRELVSDYNITITATDEGSPPLSSSKSVQLSVADVNDNPPVFEEQSYSADVTENNKPGSTLCSVTAGDPDWRQNGTVVYSILPGDVNGAPVSSYLSVNGDTGVIHAVRSFDYEQFKSFKVHVMARDNGSPPLSSNVTVSVFITDVNDNSPQILYPAPEGNSFMTELVPKAAHGGSLVSKVIAVDADSGQNAWLSYHIVKSTDPGLFTIGLHSGEIRTQRDISESDNMKQNLIVSVKDNGQPPLSATCAMFLLISDNLAEVPELKDMSYDDSNSKLTSYLIIALVSVSTFFLTFIIVILGVRFCRRRKPRLLFDGAVAIPSAYLPPNYAEVDGTGTLRSTYNYDAYLTTGSRTSDFKFVSSYNDNTLPADQTLRKSPSDFAEAFGDCDGSPEVNRNNCFGLS from the exons ATGGGAAACAAAGGATTCTCCCCCCTCGGCCTTTTCTGCGgctgtgttttctttattcAAACGCTGCACCTCGTTTATGGAGACGTGACCTATTCTATTCAAGAGGAGATGAAACGCGGATCTGTTATTGGGAATATAGCCAAAGATCTTGGACTTGAGTTGGGAAGATTGTCCTCTCGAAATGCTCGTATCGATATTGAAGGGAACCGTAAACGATTTTGTGACATTAATACTCGGAACGGGGATTTGGTTGTAGCTGAGAGAATTGACAGAGAGGAGCTTTGTGGCGAAAAGGTTTCATGTATTATTAGATTTGAATTAGTCTTAGAAGGACCCTTGGAAATGCATCACGTATCACTTCACATTCAGGACATCAATGACAACGCGCCCATATTCTCGAAGGATTTAGTGAGAATAGAAATTAGTGAATCCGCCGTCAAAGGAGCACGCTTCCCCATAAATGAGGCTAACGACCCAGACATAAATGACAACGACGTGCAGGGTTACAAACTGGAGAGAAATGATCATTTTGACCTAAAAGTCAATACCAATGCAGACGGGGGGAAGTATAGTGAATTAATACTATACAAAGAATTAGACcgggaggaaaaaagggagatgAGCTTATTGTTGACAGCTCTGGATGGTGGCTCTCCTCAGAGATCAGGTACTGTAGTCATACAAATCACTGTGCTGGATGCCAATGATAACTCCCCAGTGTTTAGCCAGGCCGTCTATAAAGCTACTCTGTCTGAAAACTCTGATGTAGATACTGTAGTGGTTAGAGTAAGTGCTACTGATGTTGATGAGGGACTGAATGGAGAGGTATCTTATGAGTTCAGCCGCATTTCTGATTTAGCTGCCAAATTATTTGCAGTGAACCAAAAAACTGGCGTAATACAAATAAGCGGGCCTATTGATTTTGAGGAAGGGACAACATATGAAATGCGAATTGAAGCAAAGGATGGATATGGTCTTACCTCAAATGCAAAAGTTATAATAGATATCACCGATGTAAATGATAACGCTCCTGTGATATATGTAAAATCTCTGACTAATCCCATACCGGAGAACGTGTCACCTGGTACAGAGGTGGGCATCATTAACGTGCAGGATAGAGACTCTGAGAATAACCGACAGGTCCGTTGCTCCATTCAGCAAATCGTTCCTTTTAAGTTGGTTCCCTCCATCAAAAACTACTATTCTCTGGTGACCATGGGCCAACTGGACCGTGAACTAGTGTCTGATTACAACATTACAATCACTGCCACCGACGAGGGCTCTccgcctctgtcctcctctaaAAGTGTTCAGTTATCTGTAGCTGACGTCAACGATAACCCACCTGTGTTTGAGGAACAGTCCTACAGCGCCGACGTGACTGAAAACAACAAACCTGGTTCCACTTTATGTTCCGTTACTGCTGGAGACCCAGACTGGAGACAGAACGGAACAGTGGTTTACTCTATTTTACCTGGTGATGTGAACGGCGCCCCAGTATCCTCCTATCTGTCCGTTAACGGAGACACGGGGGTGATCCATGCTGTGAGGTCGTTTGATTATGAACAGTTCAAGAGCTTTAAAGTCCACGTGATGGCCAGAGACAACGGTTCTCCTCCGTTAAGCAGCAACGTGACGGTCAGTGTCTTCATAACGGATGTGAATGACAACTCTCCTCAGATACTTTACCCCGCCCCGGAGGGAAACTCCTTCATGACCGAGCTGGTCCCCAAAGCTGCGCACGGAGGCTCTCTGGTGTCCAAGGTGATAGCGGTGGATGCAGACTCCGGACAGAACGCCTGGCTGTCCTATCATATAGTCAAATCCACTGATCCTGGACTTTTCACTATCGGTCTCCACAGCGGAGAGATCAGGACACAGCGGGACATTTCTGAATCTGACAACATGAAACAGAACCTTATTGTGTCAGTGAAAGATAACGGAcagccccctctctctgccacctgTGCCATGTTTTTACTAATTTCTGATAACTTGGCTGAAGTACCAGAGCTTAAAGATATGTCTTACGATGATAGCAATTCCAAACTGACTTCTTATCTGATCATCGCGCTGGTGTCCGTGTCCACCTTTTTCCTGACCTTCATTATTGTCATCCTGGGTGTCAGATTTTGTCGCAGGAGAAAGCCCAGACTGTTGTTTGACGGAGCGGTCGCCATCCCCAGCGCGTATCTCCCTCCCAATTACGCAGAGGTTGACGGTACAGGAACTTTACGCAGCACTTACAATTATGACGCCTACTTGACAACGGGCTCTAGAACCAGTGACTTCAAGTTCGTCAGCTCTTACAATGACAACACGCTGCCTGCTGACCAGACTCTCAGGAAAAGTCCATCTGACTTTGCTGAGGCATTTGGAGATTGTGATGGTTCCCCGGAg GTGAATAGGAACAACTGTTTTGGTTTGTCCTAA
- the LOC144542458 gene encoding protocadherin gamma-A11-like, which yields MGHKGKLLLGLACGFALIVQFTTGDLSYSIPEEMKRGSIVGNIAKDLGLDIGRLSARKARIDTEEDYKRYCEIDLKTGSFVVGERIDREELCGEKVSCMLKFELVLESPLELHRISLLIQDVNDNSPSFPKDTIKLEIRESADKGARYRVNEAHDADIGQNTVQLYSLQKNDNFVLSVRGDTEGSKNVELVLDKELDREKQHNLNLVLVAVDGGNPQRSGTAIIHVTVLDANDNAPVFSQAVYKASLSENSLVDTVVVTVSATDADEGVNGEVTYEFSRISERAKKVFSLNSKTGEIKVIGQIDFESDSKYEMRIDAKDGYGLSSDSKVIIDITDVNDNAPVIYLKSMTDPIPEDIPPGTEVGIINVQDRDSEKNRLVRCSIQQNVPFKLVPSIKNYYSLVTTGQLDRELVSDYNITITATDEGSPPLSSSKNVQLSVADVNDNPPVFEEQSYSIYVTENNKPGSTLCSVTARDPDWRQNGTVIYSLLPDEVNGAPVSSYLSVNGDTGVIHAVRSFDYEQFKSFKVHVMARDNGSPPLSSNVTVSVFITDVNDNSPQILYPAPEGNSFMTELVPKAAHGGSLVSKVIAVDADSGQNAWLSYHIVKSTDPGLFTIGLHSGEIRTQRDISESDSMKQNLIVAVKDNGQPSLSATCAMYLLISDNLAEVPELKDMSYDESNSKLTSYLIIALVSVSTFFLTFIIVILGVRFCRRRKPRLLFDGAVAIPSAYLPPTYTDVDDTGTLRSTYNYDAYLTTGSRTSDFKFVRSYNDNTLPADQTLRKSPADFAGTFGDSMVSTEVA from the exons ATGGGACACAAAGGAAAATTGCTGCTGGGCCTTGCGTGCGGCTTTGCTCTCATCGTCCAGTTTACCACTGGAGACCTGAGCTATTCTATTCCAGAGGAGATGAAACGTGGATCCATTGTTGGAAATATAGCCAAGGATCTCGGGCTGGATATAGGGAGATTGTCTGCTCGTAAGGCCCGTATTGATACCGAGGAAGACTACAAGCGTTATTGTGAAATTGATTTAAAAACGGGAAGTTTTGTCGTCGGAGAAAGGATTGACAGAGAGGAGCTGTGTGGAGAGAAGGTTTCGTGTATGCTTAAATTCGAATTGGTCCTAGAGAGCCCTTTGGAGCTGCATCGTATTTCACTCCTTATTCAGGACGTAAATGACAATTCACCAAGTTTCCCGAAGGATACAATAAAACTGGAAATAAGAGAATCAGCCGACAAAGGAGCTCGATATCGAGTTAACGAGGCACATGACGCTGACATCGGGCAAAATACGGTTCAGCTATACAGTTTACAAAAGAATGacaattttgttttgtctgttcgTGGCGATACCGAGGGGTCTAAGAACGTCGAGTTGGTATTGGACAAAGAGctagacagagaaaaacaacataatttaaATCTCGTGCTCGTTGCAGTTGATGGAGGCAATCCACAAAGATCAGGAACAGCTATTATACACGTCACTGTACTGGATGCTAATGATAACGCCCCAGTGTTTAGCCAGGCCGTCTATAAAGCCAGTCTATCTGAAAACTCTCTTGTAGACACTGTAGTCGTTACTGTGAGCGCCACTGATGCAGACGAGGGAGTCAACGGAGAGGTGACATATGAATTTAGTCGCATTTCAGAGAGGGCGAAAAAAGTATTCTCATTAAACAGTAAAACGGGAGAGATAAAAGTAATAGGACAAATCGATTTCGAGAGTGATTCTAAATATGAGATGCGCATAGACGCCAAAGATGGGTATGGGCTTTCATCTGATTCGAAGGTAATAATCGATATCACTGATGTAAATGACAACGCCCCCGTTATATATCTGAAATCAATGACAGATCCCATACCAGAAGACATCCCTCCTGGTACAGAGGTGGGCATCATTAATGTGCAGGATAGAGACTCTGAAAAAAACCGACTGGTCCGTTGCTCCATTCAGCAAAATGTTCCTTTTAAGTTGGTTCCCTCCATCAAAAACTACTATTCTCTGGTGACCACGGGCCAACTGGACCGTGAACTAGTGTCTGATTACAACATTACAATCACTGCCACCGACGAgggctctcctcctctgtcctcctctaaAAATGTTCAGTTATCTGTAGCTGACGTCAACGACAACCCACCTGTGTTTGAGGAACAGTCCTACAGCATCTACGTGACTGAAAATAACAAACCTGGTTCCACTTTATGTTCCGTTACTGCTCGAGACCCAGACTGGAGACAAAACGGTACAGTGATTTATTCTCTTTTACCTGATGAGGTGAACGGTGCCCCGGTGTCCTCCTATCTGTCCGTTAACGGAGACACGGGGGTGATCCACGCTGTGAGGTCGTTTGATTATGAACAGTTCAAGAGCTTTAAAGTCCACGTGATGGCCAGAGACAACGGTTCTCCGCCGCTCAGCAGCAACGTGACCGTCAGTGTCTTCATAACAGATGTGAATGACAACTCTCCTCAGATACTGTATCCCGCCCCGGAGGGCAACTCCTTCATGACCGAGCTGGTCCCCAAAGCTGCGCACGGAGGCTCTCTGGTGTCCAAGGTGATAGCGGTGGATGCGGACTCCGGACAGAACGCCTGGCTGTCCTATCATATAGTCAAATCCACTGATCCTGGACTTTTCACTATCGGTCTCCACAGCGGAGAGATCAGGACACAGCGGGACATTTCTGAATCTGACAGCATGAAACAGAACCTTATTGTGGCAGTGAAAGATAACGgacagccctctctctctgccacttgcGCCATGTATTTACTAATTTCTGATAACTTGGCTGAAGTACCAGAGCTGAAAGATATGTCTTATGATGAGAGCAATTCCAAGCTGACTTCTTATCTGATCATCGCGCTGGTGTCCGTGTCCACTTTTTTTCTGACCTTCATTATTGTCATCCTGGGTGTGAGGTTTTGTCGCAGGAGAAAGCCCAGACTGTTGTTTGACGGAGCGGTCGCCATCCCCAGCGCTTATCTCCCTCCCACTTACACAGATGTTGACGACACAGGAACTTTACGCAGCACCTACAATTATGACGCCTACCTGACAACGGGTTCTAGAACCAGTGACTTCAAGTTTGTGAGATCTTACAATGACAACACACTGCCTGCTGACCAGACTTTAAGAAAAAGTCCAGCAGACTTTGCTGGGACATTTGGAGACTCAATGGTGTCCACAGAG GTGGCTTGA